A window of the Synechococcus sp. JA-3-3Ab genome harbors these coding sequences:
- the ribH gene encoding 6,7-dimethyl-8-ribityllumazine synthase, with the protein MAVYEGNFVQTGDLRLAIVISRFNDLIAGKLLEGCQDALKRHGIDVSSESQQVDYYWVPGSFEVPMLACQLAQSRRYDAIICLGAVIRGQTPHFDYVAAEVAKGIAAASFRTGVPVIFGILTADTLQQALERAGIKNNKGWEYAMSALEMATLMRQVAPLLQGSDRAASNGAASRPSLPGGAEALQPGVTLEGAAY; encoded by the coding sequence ATGGCAGTTTACGAAGGCAATTTTGTTCAGACGGGGGATCTGCGTCTGGCCATTGTTATCAGTCGGTTTAACGATTTGATTGCCGGCAAATTGTTGGAGGGGTGCCAAGATGCCCTGAAGCGGCATGGCATCGATGTCAGCTCGGAGAGCCAGCAGGTGGACTATTACTGGGTGCCCGGCAGCTTTGAGGTGCCTATGTTGGCCTGCCAACTGGCGCAGTCCCGCCGTTACGATGCCATCATCTGCCTGGGGGCGGTCATTCGGGGCCAAACCCCCCATTTCGACTATGTGGCAGCAGAGGTGGCCAAGGGGATCGCGGCAGCCAGTTTTCGCACCGGCGTGCCGGTCATCTTCGGGATCCTCACCGCCGATACCCTACAGCAGGCGCTGGAGCGGGCTGGGATCAAGAACAACAAAGGCTGGGAATACGCCATGAGCGCTCTGGAGATGGCCACCCTGATGCGCCAAGTAGCTCCCCTCTTGCAAGGGAGCGACAGGGCTGCCAGCAATGGGGCGGCCTCCCGCCCCTCTCTGCCCGGTGGAGCGGAAGCCCTGCAGCCGGGGGTAACTCTGGAGGGTGCCGCCTACTGA
- a CDS encoding LysR family transcriptional regulator, whose translation MKAITLHQLQIFEVAARHLSFTRAAEELYLTQPTISMQIKQLSKSVGLPLFEQVGKRLYLTEAGQALYQTCQKIFEQLNEFEMTLADLKGLKQGRLSIGVVTTAKYFIPRLLGTFCQRYPGIDVSLKVLNRQQVLERLSHNMDDLYVMGMPPEDLDVVAQPFLENPLVVMAPIHHPLAGQKRIPLARIAQEPFLAREPGSGTRMAVERLFDKHNLKLNIRMEIGSGEAIRQGIIGGLGISVLSQHVLALGDWQNHLTILDVEEFPIRGFWHLVYLRSKRLSVVAKAFADFLLSQVSQIDLDLPPKEPRRANSSPNPDWLSGKGDKLQPPALAATPGGSENHG comes from the coding sequence ATGAAGGCCATTACGCTGCACCAGTTGCAAATCTTCGAGGTTGCTGCCCGTCATCTCAGCTTCACCCGTGCCGCTGAGGAGCTTTACCTGACCCAGCCCACGATTTCCATGCAGATCAAGCAATTGAGCAAATCGGTGGGGCTGCCGCTGTTTGAGCAGGTGGGCAAGCGGCTCTATCTCACAGAGGCGGGGCAAGCTTTGTACCAAACTTGTCAAAAAATCTTTGAGCAGTTGAACGAATTTGAGATGACCCTCGCCGACCTGAAGGGGTTAAAACAAGGGCGACTGAGCATTGGTGTGGTCACTACGGCCAAATACTTTATTCCCCGCCTGCTGGGCACGTTTTGTCAGCGGTATCCCGGCATCGATGTATCCCTCAAGGTGCTGAACCGGCAGCAGGTTTTGGAGCGACTCAGCCACAACATGGACGATCTCTATGTGATGGGGATGCCCCCGGAAGATTTGGACGTGGTGGCGCAACCTTTTCTAGAAAATCCCTTGGTGGTGATGGCTCCTATTCACCATCCTTTGGCGGGCCAGAAGCGGATCCCCCTGGCCCGTATTGCTCAAGAGCCCTTCTTGGCCCGCGAGCCCGGCTCCGGCACCCGCATGGCGGTGGAGCGGCTCTTCGACAAACATAACCTCAAGCTCAACATCCGCATGGAGATAGGCAGTGGCGAAGCCATTCGCCAGGGCATTATCGGCGGGCTGGGCATTTCGGTTTTGTCTCAGCATGTGTTGGCTCTGGGAGATTGGCAAAACCATTTGACCATTTTGGATGTGGAAGAGTTTCCCATCCGTGGATTTTGGCATTTGGTCTATTTGCGCTCCAAGCGCCTCTCGGTGGTAGCCAAAGCTTTTGCCGATTTCCTGCTTTCTCAAGTTTCTCAAATAGATCTGGATCTTCCTCCTAAAGAGCCGCGCAGAGCCAACTCAAGTCCCAATCCCGATTGGCTTTCTGGCAAAGGGGATAAATTGCAGCCGCCAGCTCTTGCTGCAACCCCTGGAGGCTCCGAAAATCATGGGTAA
- a CDS encoding ArnT family glycosyltransferase, with the protein MGEIARRKVQKGQGIPFLQVWAGLGMVALLLLLVWNWSDPLPPAWDEAQHLLQAQAFGDHLSRFRWEGLWWQQFLHLNQRYPPLAYWLGIPLAALHPFGRADGQLLNLVLLGILTLATQRLGWRAYRSWEVGWLAAVLVLLYPGITALAHVYMLELPLLVAVTLAFWALWAYAEEPSWRGAVGVGAGLAAVLLTKWTGVLFLLPPLLAVPLGVRIPWPLRLAHLALGMGVTLLLCWPWYGANWLFVLSNGWAYADTAHYYVTCAAGSLCWWTAYLRWLPLQMGPWLCPLPLLSLWGSPSRREALLWGLYGGGYLLYTLVAIKDVRFTLPLLPLLAILSAGGLAKLWRYLGERWGERALRRGVGMSLALGALALLNLGQPLAPGVAPLWKGIQMRWQGQHPQQELTRWIGSRVQPGLTATLGVLPNTELISSETLSYLAALQRWPITFRGAGQTPWPEVELALLDGFVDAPGEQGIVGPYGPAKEQIRQLLDKSPDWQQEHFDLPAVGRLSTYFPSKPRVVLQELPAAAEAVELLELQVLPEEGIPAWHLRWQGPAQDLAQTLVWARLEDPQGQVLAKRAWVVGQNRLLPYAAGSWQVEEILAWPELATKEGILHLEWQPPQGRRRSFSQPWEGSRSGKGGSLISPGDPLFLLQQAARAAAIGDLEALSLYLNAWTTLQYPTFLTDPDRVLIRQLLEGEEQWAAAQSWRERQIQSHYELALLEVALLRPQAAQRHFQRIVELDPEDNWARAYLAFLRVFFTHDFRSLQGLQQELAAAIYPLCQKANRDWDLSWLCAAL; encoded by the coding sequence ATGGGCGAGATAGCCAGAAGGAAGGTCCAAAAGGGGCAAGGGATCCCCTTTCTCCAGGTCTGGGCCGGGCTGGGGATGGTGGCGCTGCTGCTGCTGCTGGTTTGGAACTGGAGCGATCCCCTGCCGCCGGCCTGGGATGAGGCGCAGCACCTGTTGCAGGCGCAGGCGTTTGGGGATCACCTGAGCCGGTTTCGCTGGGAAGGGCTGTGGTGGCAGCAGTTTTTGCACTTGAACCAGCGCTACCCGCCTCTGGCCTATTGGTTGGGGATCCCGTTGGCAGCGCTGCATCCGTTTGGCCGGGCCGATGGGCAGTTGCTCAATTTGGTGTTGCTGGGGATCCTGACCCTGGCCACCCAGCGGCTGGGGTGGCGGGCCTATCGCTCTTGGGAAGTGGGCTGGCTGGCGGCAGTGTTGGTGCTTCTCTATCCGGGGATCACGGCTTTGGCTCATGTCTACATGCTGGAGCTGCCGCTGCTGGTGGCGGTGACGCTGGCTTTTTGGGCGCTGTGGGCCTACGCGGAGGAGCCGTCCTGGCGGGGGGCGGTGGGGGTGGGGGCGGGGCTGGCGGCGGTGCTGCTGACCAAGTGGACGGGGGTGCTGTTTTTGCTGCCGCCGCTGCTGGCTGTTCCGCTGGGGGTGAGGATCCCTTGGCCGCTGCGGCTGGCCCACCTGGCCCTGGGAATGGGGGTGACGCTGCTCTTGTGCTGGCCCTGGTATGGAGCTAACTGGCTGTTTGTGCTCAGCAATGGGTGGGCCTATGCCGACACCGCCCACTACTACGTCACCTGTGCGGCGGGATCCCTGTGCTGGTGGACGGCCTACTTGCGCTGGTTGCCCCTGCAGATGGGCCCTTGGCTATGCCCCTTGCCACTGCTGAGCTTGTGGGGATCCCCAAGCCGGCGGGAGGCTCTCCTCTGGGGTCTCTACGGAGGGGGCTACCTTCTCTACACCCTGGTAGCCATTAAGGATGTGCGCTTTACTTTGCCGCTGTTGCCCCTGCTGGCCATCCTCTCGGCAGGAGGGCTGGCCAAGCTTTGGCGCTACTTGGGCGAGCGCTGGGGGGAAAGGGCGCTGCGCCGGGGAGTGGGCATGAGCCTAGCCCTGGGAGCTCTGGCCCTCTTGAACCTGGGGCAGCCCCTCGCTCCCGGCGTGGCTCCGCTCTGGAAAGGGATCCAGATGCGCTGGCAGGGGCAGCACCCTCAACAGGAGCTGACGCGGTGGATTGGATCCCGGGTGCAGCCAGGTTTGACCGCCACCCTAGGCGTTCTTCCCAACACCGAGCTGATCTCGTCGGAAACTCTCAGCTACTTGGCGGCCCTACAGCGCTGGCCCATCACCTTCCGCGGCGCCGGCCAAACCCCCTGGCCAGAGGTGGAGCTGGCGCTTCTGGATGGGTTTGTGGATGCGCCAGGGGAGCAAGGAATTGTCGGCCCCTACGGTCCAGCTAAGGAGCAAATTCGGCAACTCCTAGACAAAAGTCCTGACTGGCAGCAAGAGCATTTTGATCTGCCGGCGGTGGGCCGGCTGTCCACCTACTTCCCCAGCAAGCCCAGGGTTGTGCTGCAAGAGTTGCCCGCTGCGGCAGAGGCGGTGGAGCTGCTAGAGCTCCAGGTCTTGCCAGAGGAAGGGATCCCAGCCTGGCACTTGCGCTGGCAGGGGCCAGCCCAGGACTTGGCGCAAACCCTCGTCTGGGCGCGACTGGAAGATCCCCAGGGGCAGGTCTTGGCCAAGCGGGCCTGGGTGGTGGGACAGAACCGCCTGTTGCCCTACGCCGCCGGCAGTTGGCAGGTGGAGGAGATCTTGGCCTGGCCAGAGCTGGCAACCAAAGAAGGAATCCTCCACCTGGAGTGGCAACCTCCCCAGGGAAGGCGTCGGTCGTTCAGTCAGCCCTGGGAGGGATCCCGCAGCGGGAAAGGGGGATCCCTTATCTCCCCTGGAGATCCCCTCTTTCTCCTACAACAGGCAGCTAGGGCGGCTGCGATTGGGGATCTGGAGGCGCTCTCCCTCTACCTCAACGCCTGGACGACGTTGCAATATCCAACTTTCCTCACCGATCCGGATCGGGTTTTGATCCGGCAACTGCTGGAGGGAGAAGAGCAATGGGCAGCCGCCCAGAGCTGGCGGGAACGGCAGATCCAAAGCCACTACGAGCTGGCGTTGCTGGAGGTGGCCCTGCTGCGGCCGCAAGCAGCCCAGCGGCATTTTCAGCGGATTGTCGAGCTGGATCCCGAAGACAATTGGGCACGGGCCTATTTGGCATTTTTACGGGTCTTTTTTACCCATGATTTTCGGAGCCTCCAGGGGTTGCAGCAAGAGCTGGCGGCTGCAATTTATCCCCTTTGCCAGAAAGCCAATCGGGATTGGGACTTGAGTTGGCTCTGCGCGGCTCTTTAG
- a CDS encoding cryptochrome/photolyase family protein translates to MTVSTTGSEGVWILSDQLHPQQSALASLSALPPHRVPVLLVESHAWASSRNHHQQKLVLVWSAMRHFAQELQQRGHPVTYAEAEDYAEPLQAWARQHRLQQIRLMQPTDIPVRDEVEKLRSALPCPLLVLENNHFLWTARQFIDWASGRKRLLLEDFYRQGRKRFRILMDGSQPLGGRWNYDRENRQPPQPGRRYPPPLTFPPDAITQAVMEKVRRHYGHHFGSLEGFGWAVTRAQALQVLEDFIQHRLPHFGPWQDAMQVEEDFLYHSLLSPYLNLGLLTPQEVITAAEQAYHRGGIPLPSAEGFIRQILGWREYMRGFYEYQMPQGYAQTNFFGHYRPLPDFFWTGETDMACLRHTLRQIRRHGYAHHIQRLMVLSNFALISGIQPQAVEAWFHDVFIDSYDWVMQPNVIGMGLFADGGMLSTKPYAASAQYIRKMSDYCRHCRYNPSEKVGERACPFNTFYWDFLLRHRPLLLPLGRMKGVLAHLDRLQPEQRAQIQAQAAAWWESTPNA, encoded by the coding sequence ATGACCGTCTCGACCACGGGTTCAGAAGGAGTTTGGATCCTTTCGGATCAACTGCATCCGCAGCAATCTGCCCTGGCCTCCCTCTCAGCCCTCCCCCCCCACCGCGTTCCCGTTCTCCTTGTCGAGTCCCACGCCTGGGCCAGCTCCCGCAACCATCACCAGCAAAAGCTGGTCCTGGTCTGGTCGGCCATGCGCCACTTTGCCCAAGAATTGCAACAGCGCGGCCACCCCGTCACCTATGCGGAAGCCGAAGACTATGCCGAACCCCTGCAAGCCTGGGCTAGGCAACATCGATTGCAACAGATCCGCCTCATGCAGCCCACCGATATTCCCGTCCGGGATGAGGTGGAAAAGCTGAGGTCTGCCCTCCCCTGCCCCCTCCTGGTCTTGGAAAATAACCACTTTCTCTGGACAGCCCGCCAATTTATCGACTGGGCCTCAGGCCGCAAGCGCCTCCTCCTAGAGGACTTCTATCGCCAAGGGCGCAAACGCTTCCGCATCCTCATGGACGGCTCCCAGCCCCTCGGCGGGCGCTGGAACTACGACCGGGAAAACCGGCAGCCTCCCCAACCTGGCCGGCGCTACCCGCCGCCTCTGACGTTTCCCCCCGACGCCATCACGCAGGCGGTGATGGAGAAAGTGCGGCGCCATTACGGCCACCACTTTGGATCCCTGGAAGGCTTTGGCTGGGCCGTCACCCGTGCCCAAGCCCTGCAGGTGCTTGAGGACTTCATCCAGCACCGCCTGCCCCACTTCGGCCCCTGGCAGGACGCTATGCAAGTCGAAGAAGACTTCCTCTACCACTCCCTCCTTTCCCCTTACCTCAACCTAGGGCTCCTCACCCCCCAAGAAGTCATCACCGCTGCCGAGCAGGCCTACCATCGCGGCGGGATCCCTCTCCCCTCTGCCGAAGGCTTCATCCGCCAGATCCTGGGCTGGCGGGAATACATGCGCGGCTTCTACGAATACCAAATGCCCCAGGGCTATGCCCAGACCAACTTTTTTGGCCACTACCGCCCCCTGCCCGACTTTTTTTGGACAGGCGAAACGGACATGGCCTGCCTGCGGCACACCCTGAGGCAAATTCGCCGCCATGGCTATGCCCACCACATCCAGCGCCTAATGGTGCTCAGCAATTTCGCGCTCATCAGCGGTATCCAACCTCAAGCCGTAGAAGCGTGGTTTCACGACGTGTTCATCGACAGCTACGACTGGGTGATGCAGCCCAACGTCATCGGCATGGGCCTCTTTGCCGACGGGGGCATGCTTTCCACCAAACCCTACGCCGCTTCCGCCCAGTACATCCGCAAAATGAGTGACTACTGCCGCCATTGCCGCTACAATCCCAGCGAAAAGGTGGGCGAACGGGCCTGTCCCTTCAATACCTTCTACTGGGATTTCCTGTTGCGCCACCGGCCCCTTTTGCTTCCCTTGGGAAGAATGAAAGGGGTACTGGCCCACCTGGATCGCCTCCAGCCAGAGCAGAGGGCCCAAATCCAAGCGCAAGCCGCTGCTTGGTGGGAGTCCACCCCCAATGCCTAG
- the nrdR gene encoding transcriptional regulator NrdR translates to MKCPRCGKQEIRVLESRSAEGGQSVRRRRECMSCGYRFTTYERIEFMPIMVIKRDGSRESFNRNKILQGVMRACQKTQVSVKQMEELVNEIEEKLQLEDVQEVTTLRIGEMVLERLQRLSEVAYVRFASVYRKFQGIKDFVTELEQLERLETHLRRDLERPLRNSPPSESESTASPDWVGGIPQLLDQNDTSSNLSEIPK, encoded by the coding sequence ATGAAATGTCCCCGCTGCGGCAAGCAAGAAATTCGTGTTTTAGAGTCCCGTTCGGCAGAAGGTGGCCAAAGCGTGCGGCGGCGGCGGGAGTGCATGTCCTGTGGCTATCGCTTCACCACCTATGAGCGCATCGAATTCATGCCCATCATGGTCATTAAACGGGATGGATCCCGAGAGAGTTTTAACCGCAACAAGATCTTGCAGGGGGTGATGCGCGCTTGCCAAAAAACCCAGGTTAGCGTCAAGCAGATGGAGGAGTTGGTCAACGAAATCGAAGAAAAACTGCAACTGGAAGACGTTCAAGAGGTAACTACCCTACGCATTGGCGAGATGGTACTGGAGCGCCTACAGCGCCTGAGCGAAGTTGCCTATGTGCGCTTTGCCTCCGTGTACCGCAAGTTCCAGGGTATAAAAGACTTTGTTACCGAACTGGAACAGTTGGAACGGTTGGAAACCCACCTACGACGAGATCTGGAGCGGCCGTTGCGGAACTCTCCCCCTTCAGAGTCGGAATCCACAGCTTCTCCAGACTGGGTGGGGGGTATTCCCCAACTCCTCGATCAAAACGACACCTCGAGCAATCTCTCGGAGATCCCGAAATAA